A window of Prolixibacter sp. SD074 contains these coding sequences:
- a CDS encoding P-II family nitrogen regulator has protein sequence MRLVKAYIRYRKMEEVYHALEKNGFHSMTMMECEGTGRYADQEHEHISSKYPFAEAYRVVKLEILVEKERVSEMVELIRKNGRTGYRGDGMVIVSPVEEVYKVRTDENGISAI, from the coding sequence ATGAGACTTGTCAAAGCATATATCCGCTACCGGAAAATGGAAGAAGTTTATCACGCATTGGAGAAGAACGGTTTCCACAGCATGACGATGATGGAGTGTGAAGGAACCGGCCGATATGCCGACCAGGAACATGAGCATATCAGCAGTAAATACCCTTTTGCTGAAGCCTATCGCGTGGTCAAACTGGAAATCCTGGTCGAAAAAGAACGCGTATCTGAGATGGTGGAGCTTATTCGAAAGAATGGCCGGACCGGTTACCGGGGAGATGGAATGGTGATTGTTTCGCCGGTAGAAGAGGTATACAAAGTGAGAACCGATGAGAACGGAATCTCGGCGATATAG